A window of Cryptomeria japonica chromosome 3, Sugi_1.0, whole genome shotgun sequence contains these coding sequences:
- the LOC131067190 gene encoding uncharacterized protein C2F7.02c-like — MVDDEPESYKLQPENAFPVKPFYGELIDRDLLRVTNLCNIAAMCSDVRDTIRTYVASSGSYNVNTHCSGKKIIVLELFDVLLKACHEPLQYYDFVISFIRDTATGLGEIVPYHVLKRAGVENAQKKYADLILDKLDVDFIIKGHLYRDSCTHLDDDFVKDLTKINPSHRIRDFHLKDVFMVDVNPRCKFQPENGILVKPFDGDLDDRELYELPEFCKSAAECNHVKEAIRL; from the exons ATGGTGGACGACGAGCCGGAAAGCTATAAACTGCAGCCGGAAAATGCTTTCCCGGTGAAGCCATTTTATGGCGAGCTTATCGACAGAGATCTTTTAAGAGTCACTAATTTATGTAATATAGCAGCAATGTGTAGTGATGTGAGGGACACCATACGGACATATGTAGCTTCGAGTGGGAGCTATAATGTTAACACCCATTGCAGTGGGAAGAAAATTATTGTGTTGGAATTGTTTGATGTTTTGTTGAAGGCATGCCATGAGCCTCTGCAATATTATGACTTTGTTATTTCATTCATTCGTGATACTGCAACTGGATTGGGAGAAATAGTCCCTTACCATGTCTTGAAAAGGGCTGGCGTGGAAA ATGCCCAGAAAAAATATGCAGATCTTATACTAGACAAACTTGATGTCGATTTCATTATAAAGGGTCATTTGTATAGAGATTCGTGCACTCACCTAGATGATGATTTTGTTAAAGATTTGACCAAGATTAATCCTTCTCATAGGATTAGGGATTTTCATTTGAAGGATGTTTTCATGGTTGACGTTAATCCAAGGTGCAAATTTCAACCAGAGAATGGCATTTTGGTTAAGCCATTTGATGGTGATTTGGATGATAGAGAATTGTATGAGCTTCCAGAGTTTTGTAAAAGTGCAGCTGAATGTAATCATGTGAAAGAAGCTATAAGACTTTAA